Proteins encoded in a region of the Methylobacterium radiotolerans JCM 2831 genome:
- a CDS encoding O-acetylhomoserine aminocarboxypropyltransferase has translation MSDRLPGFNTLAIHAGAAPDAATGARATPIYQTTSFVFDDVDHAASLFGLQAFGNIYTRITNPTNAVLEERIAALEGGTAALAVASGHAAEFLTMHALMQPGDEFVASNKLYGGSINQFNHSYKNFGWSVAWADNDDPASFEAAITPRTKAIFCESIANPGGVITDLAALSQIAKRHNIPLVVDNTMATPYLIRPFEHGADIVVHSATKFLGGHGNSIGGLIVDGGTFQWAGDARYPMMSQPRPEYSGMVLAETFGNFGFAIACRVLGLRDLGPALSPFNAFLILNGIETLPLRMQRHSDNALTVAKHLSTHPAVSWVSYPGLETDRYHQLARRYTPNGAGAVFTFGLKGGYDAGVKLVSSLQLFSHLANIGDTRSLIIHPASTTHRQLTDAQKTAAGAGPDVVRLSIGLEDPADLIDDLDAALGG, from the coding sequence ATGTCCGACCGCCTGCCCGGCTTCAACACGCTGGCGATCCACGCGGGTGCCGCCCCCGACGCGGCCACCGGCGCACGGGCCACGCCGATCTACCAGACCACCAGCTTCGTGTTCGACGACGTCGACCACGCCGCGTCGCTGTTCGGTCTTCAGGCCTTCGGCAACATCTACACGCGGATCACCAACCCGACGAACGCCGTGCTGGAGGAGCGCATCGCGGCGTTGGAGGGCGGGACCGCCGCCCTGGCGGTCGCCTCCGGCCACGCGGCCGAGTTTCTGACCATGCACGCCCTGATGCAGCCGGGCGACGAGTTCGTGGCCTCGAACAAGCTGTACGGCGGCTCGATCAACCAGTTCAACCACTCGTACAAGAACTTCGGCTGGTCGGTGGCCTGGGCCGACAACGACGACCCCGCCTCCTTCGAGGCGGCGATCACGCCGCGCACCAAGGCGATCTTCTGCGAATCGATCGCCAATCCCGGCGGCGTCATCACCGACCTCGCGGCGCTCTCGCAGATCGCCAAGAGGCACAACATCCCGCTCGTCGTCGACAACACCATGGCGACGCCGTACCTGATCCGACCCTTCGAGCACGGCGCCGACATCGTGGTGCACTCGGCCACCAAGTTCCTCGGCGGCCACGGCAACTCGATCGGCGGCCTGATCGTCGACGGCGGCACGTTCCAGTGGGCCGGTGACGCGCGCTACCCGATGATGAGCCAGCCGCGGCCGGAATATTCCGGCATGGTGCTGGCCGAGACCTTCGGCAATTTCGGCTTCGCCATCGCCTGCCGTGTGCTGGGCCTGCGCGATCTCGGTCCGGCGCTGTCGCCGTTCAACGCCTTCCTGATCCTGAACGGCATCGAGACGCTGCCGCTGCGCATGCAGCGGCACTCCGACAACGCGCTGACGGTAGCCAAGCACCTGTCGACGCATCCGGCGGTGTCGTGGGTGAGCTATCCCGGCCTGGAGACCGACCGCTACCATCAGCTCGCGCGGCGCTACACGCCGAACGGCGCCGGCGCCGTCTTCACCTTCGGGCTGAAGGGCGGCTACGACGCGGGGGTCAAGCTCGTCTCGAGTCTCCAGCTGTTCTCGCACCTCGCCAATATCGGCGACACCCGCTCGCTGATCATCCACCCGGCCTCGACGACCCACCGCCAGCTCACCGACGCGCAGAAGACCGCCGCGGGCGCGGGACCCGACGTGGTGCGGCTGTCGATCGGCCTGGAGGATCCGGCCGACCTGATCGACGATCTCGACGCCGCTCTCGGGGGCTGA